Proteins encoded by one window of Cylindrospermum stagnale PCC 7417:
- a CDS encoding alpha/beta fold hydrolase yields the protein MATIEILGVPHAYELTAPTSYPHALVFIHGWLNSRGYWQPVISRLSVDLQCLSYDLRGFGESQSQIQTSLSLTTTNYGSVDSYLDSLYTPSAYAQDLAVLLEQMNITSAWLIGHSLGGTIALWGAAQLPECVKGVICINAGGGIYLKEAFEQFRSAGQKFLQVRPRWLSQVPLIDLLFTRASVARPLDRYWARQRVIDFVVADPEAALLTLLDSTTEEEINRLPQLVSQLKQPVYFLTGTDDKVMEPKYVRHLASFHPLFQYTGDNVIEIPNCGHLAMLEQPDAVANHIRSIVARYAPIENSKI from the coding sequence ATGGCAACCATAGAAATCTTGGGAGTTCCACACGCATACGAGCTAACGGCTCCCACGTCCTATCCCCATGCTTTAGTGTTTATCCACGGTTGGCTCAATAGCCGTGGATACTGGCAACCTGTAATTTCCCGCCTATCCGTTGATTTACAGTGTCTGTCTTATGATTTGCGGGGTTTTGGTGAATCCCAGTCACAGATACAAACTTCTTTGAGCCTTACTACTACTAACTATGGTTCGGTTGACTCTTACTTAGATTCTCTTTATACTCCATCTGCTTATGCTCAGGATTTAGCAGTCCTGCTGGAACAGATGAATATTACCAGTGCTTGGCTCATTGGTCACTCCTTGGGAGGTACTATTGCCCTCTGGGGAGCTGCTCAACTACCTGAGTGTGTTAAGGGAGTAATTTGTATAAATGCAGGCGGTGGTATTTATCTCAAAGAAGCTTTTGAGCAGTTTCGCTCGGCAGGGCAGAAATTTTTACAAGTCCGCCCGCGTTGGCTGTCTCAAGTACCTTTGATTGATTTACTGTTTACTAGAGCGAGTGTGGCACGTCCGCTAGATCGCTATTGGGCACGTCAGAGGGTAATTGATTTCGTTGTTGCTGACCCAGAAGCTGCTCTCTTAACGCTGTTAGACTCGACGACGGAGGAAGAAATCAACCGGTTACCCCAGTTGGTATCCCAACTTAAGCAGCCAGTTTATTTTTTGACTGGTACTGACGATAAGGTTATGGAACCCAAGTATGTTCGGCATTTAGCTAGTTTTCATCCACTTTTCCAATACACTGGCGACAATGTAATTGAAATCCCTAATTGTGGGCATTTGGCAATGTTAGAGCAGCCAGACGCTGTGGCTAATCACATCCGGTCAATAGTGGCTCGCTACGCTCCAATTGAAAATTCAAAAATTTGA
- the tsaD gene encoding tRNA (adenosine(37)-N6)-threonylcarbamoyltransferase complex transferase subunit TsaD, producing the protein MATVLAIETSCDETAVAIVKNRHVCSSIVASQIPVHQQYGGVVPEVASRQHLETINEAIAAALEQSHIDWDQIDGIAATCAPGLVGALLVGLTAAKTLAMVHNKAFLGVHHLEGHIYATYLSEPTLDPPFLSLLVSGGHTSLIYVKDCGIYETLGETRDDAAGEAFDKVARLLKLGYPGGPIIDKLAQTGNPQAFALPEGKISLPGGGYHPYDGSFSGLKTAVLRLVQQLEKDGSQIPVADVAASFQETVARSLTKKAIACALDYGLDTIAVGGGVAANTGLRKHLQAAAARHNLRVLFPPLKFCTDNAAMIGCTAADHLSRGHTSPLTLGVESRLALTQVMKLYQQ; encoded by the coding sequence ATGGCAACCGTTTTAGCAATCGAAACCAGCTGTGATGAAACTGCCGTCGCAATTGTTAAGAATCGTCACGTTTGCAGCAGTATTGTAGCCTCACAAATTCCAGTCCATCAACAGTATGGCGGGGTAGTGCCAGAGGTAGCTTCCCGCCAGCATTTGGAAACGATCAACGAAGCGATCGCCGCAGCTTTGGAGCAGAGCCATATAGACTGGGATCAAATTGATGGTATTGCCGCCACTTGTGCGCCGGGACTCGTAGGGGCGCTTTTGGTGGGTTTAACTGCTGCCAAAACCTTGGCGATGGTACACAATAAAGCATTTTTGGGAGTTCATCACCTCGAAGGTCATATCTATGCGACTTACTTGAGTGAGCCAACTTTAGATCCCCCTTTCCTTAGCTTACTAGTTTCCGGCGGACATACAAGCTTGATTTACGTCAAAGATTGTGGTATCTACGAAACTTTAGGCGAAACCCGTGATGATGCGGCAGGTGAAGCCTTTGATAAGGTGGCGCGGTTATTAAAGTTGGGTTATCCCGGTGGGCCGATAATTGACAAGCTGGCACAAACAGGAAACCCCCAAGCCTTTGCCTTGCCAGAAGGGAAAATTTCCCTACCAGGTGGGGGATATCACCCCTATGATGGCAGTTTTAGTGGGTTAAAGACGGCGGTGTTGCGTTTAGTGCAGCAGTTAGAGAAAGATGGCTCTCAAATACCAGTGGCAGATGTGGCGGCTAGTTTTCAAGAAACTGTAGCGCGATCGCTCACCAAAAAAGCGATCGCCTGTGCACTCGACTATGGTCTAGACACGATCGCTGTAGGTGGAGGCGTAGCAGCTAACACTGGCCTAAGAAAACACTTACAAGCAGCAGCAGCCCGGCACAACCTACGCGTCCTCTTCCCCCCCCTGAAATTCTGTACCGATAACGCCGCAATGATTGGCTGTACCGCTGCTGACCATCTATCCCGTGGTCACACATCCCCCCTCACCCTAGGCGTTGAATCGAGACTAGCGTTGACCCAGGTGATGAAGTTATATCAACAATAA
- a CDS encoding photosystem I reaction centre subunit III: MRRLFALILAICLWFNFAPPAKALGANLVPCKDSPAFQELAKNARNTTADPESGRKRFERYSQALCGPEGYPHLIVDGRLDRAGDFLIPSILFLYIAGWIGWVGRAYLQAIKKGPDTEQKEIQIDLGLALPIIATGFAWPAAAVKEFLSGELTAKDSEITVSPR; encoded by the coding sequence ATGCGACGATTGTTTGCTTTGATTTTAGCGATTTGTCTTTGGTTCAATTTTGCTCCACCAGCAAAAGCTTTAGGTGCTAACCTAGTACCCTGCAAAGACTCTCCCGCATTTCAAGAGCTAGCGAAAAATGCCCGTAACACCACCGCCGACCCTGAATCCGGGAGAAAACGGTTTGAGCGTTATTCTCAGGCCCTGTGTGGTCCTGAAGGTTACCCCCACTTGATTGTGGATGGTCGCCTTGACCGTGCTGGTGACTTCCTGATTCCCAGTATTCTCTTCCTCTATATTGCTGGTTGGATTGGTTGGGTCGGTCGCGCCTACCTGCAAGCCATTAAAAAAGGCCCCGATACCGAACAAAAAGAAATCCAAATCGATCTTGGCTTGGCACTACCTATCATCGCCACAGGCTTTGCTTGGCCAGCGGCAGCAGTTAAAGAGTTTCTCTCTGGCGAATTAACTGCCAAGGATTCAGAAATAACTGTTTCCCCACGCTAA
- the psaJ gene encoding photosystem I reaction center subunit IX codes for MADKSDQSSYLIKFISTAPVAATLWLTITAGILIEFNRFFPDLLFHPLP; via the coding sequence ATGGCGGACAAAAGCGACCAATCATCCTACTTGATTAAATTTATTTCCACAGCGCCTGTGGCAGCTACCCTCTGGCTGACAATCACAGCCGGGATTTTGATTGAATTTAACCGCTTTTTCCCCGACTTACTTTTCCACCCACTACCGTAA